A window of the Hordeum vulgare subsp. vulgare chromosome 5H, MorexV3_pseudomolecules_assembly, whole genome shotgun sequence genome harbors these coding sequences:
- the LOC123395209 gene encoding sucrose nonfermenting 4-like protein, with the protein MFSHGADPAHDASAAGGGVGVSAGGPAVPTRFVWPHGGKRVFLSGSFTRWSEHLPMSPVEGCPTVFQAICSLPPGIYQYKFNVDGQWRHDEGQPTITGEYGVVNTLYLTREFDHINTVLSPITPGSRMDVDGESSQRMGSLSDGALQEGSPRISEAAIQISRCRVAEYLNAHIGYDLLPDSGKVIALDINLPVKQSFHILHEQGIPVAPLWDSIRGQFVGLLSPLDFILILRELETHGSNLTEEQLETHTISAWKEAKRQTYGRNDGQLRSNQHLVHATPYESLRGIAMKILETGISTVPIIYSSSSDGSFPQLLHLASLSGILKCICRYFKNSTGSLPILNQPVCSIPLGTWAPKSGEPNGHPLAMLRPNTSLSSALNLLVQAGVSSIPIVDDNDSLIDTYSRSDITALAKDKVYTHIRLDEMTIHQALQLGQDANSPFGLFNGQRCQMCLRSDTLMKVMERLANPGVRRVFIVEAGSKRVEGVISLSDIFKLLLS; encoded by the exons ATGTTTTCGCACGGCGCGGATCCCGCCCACGACGCCTCCGCCGCCGGCGGCGGCGTCGGTGTCAGCGCCGGCGGCCCGGCCGTCCCCACCCGCTTCGTGTGGCCCCATGGCGGTAAGAGGGTCTTCCTCTCCGGCTCCTTCACCAG GTGGTCAGAGCATTTGCCGATGTCTCCAGTCGAAGGTTGCCCCACTGTATTTCAAGCTATCTGCAGCTTACCTCCAGGGATTTATCAG TACAAGTTCAACGTGGACGGGCAGTGGAGGCATGACGAGGGGCAACCTACTATAACAGGAGAGTATGGGGTGGTAAACACTTTATACTTGACAAGGGAATTTGACCACATAAATACTGTACTGAGCCCCATTACACCTGGGAGCAGGATGGATGTGGACGGTGAAAGTTCTCAACGAATG GGTTCGTTGTCGGATGGTGCCCTTCAGGAAGGTTCTCCAAGAATCTCAGAGGCTGCTATACAGATCTCTAGGTGTCGTGTTGCTGAGTATCTGAATGCGCATATAGGCTATGACCTACTACCAGATTCTGGAAAG GTCATTGCTCTGGACATTAATTTACCTGTGAAGCAATCTTTCCATATTCTCCATGAACAG GGGATTCCTGTGGCTCCTCTGTGGGATTCAATCAGGGGTCAGTTTGTTGGCCTTCTGAGCCCACTGGATTTTATACTTATATTGAGAGAG CTGGAAACGCATGGTTCCAACCTGACAGAGGAACAGCTTGAAACACACACTATATCTGCGTGGAAAGAGGCTAAGCGGCAAACTTATGGAAGAAATGATGGACAACTTAGATCAAATCAGCATCTGGTGCAT GCCACCCCTTATGAATCCTTGAGGGGTATTGCCATGAAAATACTTGAAACTGGTATTTCTACAGTCCCGATCATCTATTCATCGTCATCAGATGGATCATTTCCGCAGCTGTTGCATCTTGCATCCCTTTCAGGAATTTTGAAAT GTATCTGTAGATACTTTAAGAACTCCACTGGTAGTTTGCCGATTCTAAACCAACCAGTTTGCTCAATTCCGCTGGGTACCTGGGCTCCAAAATCTGGTGAACCCAATGGTCATCCATTGGCTATGTTGCGGCCTAATACATCTCTTAGCTCTGCCCTTAACTTGTTGGTTCAAG CTGGAGTTAGTTCAATACCCATTGTGGATGATAACGACTCGCTGATCGACACATACTCCAGAAG TGACATCACAGCTCTAGCAAAAGACAAGGTCTACACCCATATACGCCTAGATGAGATGACCATTCATCAG GCCTTGCAGCTTGGGCAAGATGCGAATTCACCTTTTGGACTTTTCAACGGGCAAAGATGCCAGATGTGTCTCCGTTCCGACACTTTGATGAAGGTTATGGAGAGATTGGCTAATCCTG GGGTGCGTCGCGTGTTCATCGTGGAGGCTGGCAGCAAGCGAGTGGAAGGCGTAATATCGCTGAGCGACATATTCAAGTTGCTGCTGAGCTAG